A window from Myxococcus fulvus encodes these proteins:
- a CDS encoding DUF695 domain-containing protein, whose protein sequence is MSSAVKAWEENFDTYLMELEDGPTSFLLDMEAASQAPLPSHPLRLTVRVAMKSPRPDGLRSREESDALFALEDAFVPALGALGFLFVGRSVGQGLTEAFFFGPRGVSQSEVQRVVTPVQGDYTLELELEEDPEWAVYFDWLYPPELHRHLMSNRSLLDLLAKQGDRSEVAREVDHLAHFSSEEQAKRAGGQLAKKGFKVSAPRAPEPPDTRWAVSFTREDSLADGRADEVTVEILEVLQAHEGDYDGWGCVLTTMQ, encoded by the coding sequence GTGAGCAGCGCGGTGAAGGCGTGGGAAGAGAACTTCGATACGTATCTCATGGAGCTGGAGGACGGCCCCACGTCGTTCCTCCTGGACATGGAGGCGGCGTCCCAGGCGCCGCTTCCGAGCCATCCTCTCCGGCTCACCGTGCGCGTGGCGATGAAGTCGCCCCGGCCGGATGGCCTGCGCTCGCGGGAGGAGTCGGACGCGCTCTTCGCGTTGGAGGACGCGTTCGTCCCGGCGCTCGGGGCGCTGGGGTTCCTCTTCGTGGGCCGCAGCGTGGGGCAGGGCCTCACGGAGGCGTTCTTCTTCGGCCCGCGCGGCGTCTCGCAGTCCGAGGTCCAGCGCGTGGTGACCCCCGTGCAGGGTGACTACACGCTGGAGCTGGAGCTGGAGGAGGACCCGGAGTGGGCCGTGTACTTCGACTGGCTCTATCCGCCGGAGCTCCACCGCCACCTGATGTCGAACCGAAGCCTGCTCGACCTGCTGGCGAAGCAGGGAGACCGGAGTGAGGTGGCTCGAGAGGTGGACCATCTCGCGCACTTCTCCAGCGAGGAGCAGGCGAAGCGCGCCGGGGGGCAGCTCGCGAAGAAGGGGTTCAAGGTCTCCGCCCCGCGCGCGCCCGAGCCTCCCGATACGCGGTGGGCCGTGTCCTTCACACGCGAGGACTCGCTGGCCGACGGGCGCGCGGACGAGGTGACGGTGGAGATCCTGGAGGTCCTCCAGGCCCACGAGGGTGACTACGACGGCTGGGGCTGCGTGCTGACGACGATGCAGTAG
- a CDS encoding ABC transporter substrate-binding protein, whose product MRRMNVTRRWGWVCVLAATLVACKDDKPSEVPDAGPVETGPAALTEQEPNERPEQALDITRDSTVTAELTAQPNKADEDWYRLAPASPRVVDVTVSGLPGGDITLEVHDRDRNRLAAINSEGDGKPERFPNLYVEKERWVRVAPARKGVGGAYTLTVKMRAPNDGEEHEPNDRAVDAISLPLGQTVTAFLGHAGDEDWYRVELPEAAVPTPPPGEGVPAPDDAQGAAPAQGSAPQGAEALQGAVAQGAAAAQGETPSPAPGSESGAATGTPEQGAAPLDTPPAPTGTFAGGEPPAAPQPQGAAVAQATDAGTAVPPEPPSVALKIELSAVEGVRPEISVLSAAEAPLFSLRGKEGEALSLRNIGVRATDRVVYVVVKGGWTGTGKEARRTFNSGTPYTLTVTQEEAGANAELEPNDELYKATPLTAGSYREGFISPKGDVDHFVLRTAEPVLAKVELSGVERLDLVLSMVEPPQGDGQQETVLLRANDGALKEPERLNNVACSGSCWFRVEGASRKVEGKWVKDFENAEQPYRITITTVPDNGGEEREPNNNLERAQELTPGKAVRGTVFPVKDTDFYRLDLSDRPVRTPLTATLLGILKVDVGLYLHRVQPDGKLTLVQTADRAKGDQPESIRFSAEPGVYIFEVRDAKNREANFQDSYQLTVEEGEQ is encoded by the coding sequence ATGCGGAGAATGAACGTGACGCGACGCTGGGGGTGGGTCTGTGTGCTGGCCGCGACGCTGGTCGCCTGCAAGGACGACAAGCCGAGCGAGGTGCCCGACGCGGGGCCCGTAGAGACAGGGCCCGCGGCGCTCACGGAGCAGGAGCCCAATGAGCGGCCCGAGCAGGCGCTCGACATCACCCGCGACAGCACGGTGACGGCGGAGCTGACGGCGCAGCCCAACAAGGCCGACGAGGACTGGTACCGGCTGGCGCCCGCGTCGCCCCGGGTGGTGGACGTCACCGTGTCGGGCCTGCCCGGCGGGGACATCACCCTGGAGGTACATGACCGGGACAGGAACCGCCTGGCCGCCATCAACAGCGAGGGCGACGGCAAGCCGGAGCGCTTCCCCAACCTCTACGTGGAGAAGGAGCGCTGGGTGCGCGTGGCGCCCGCGCGCAAGGGCGTGGGCGGGGCGTACACGTTGACGGTGAAGATGCGCGCGCCCAACGACGGCGAGGAGCACGAGCCGAACGACCGCGCGGTGGACGCGATTTCGCTGCCCCTGGGGCAGACGGTGACGGCGTTCCTGGGCCACGCGGGCGACGAGGACTGGTACCGGGTGGAGCTGCCCGAGGCCGCCGTCCCCACGCCGCCGCCGGGCGAGGGCGTCCCCGCTCCGGACGACGCGCAGGGCGCCGCGCCCGCGCAGGGCTCCGCGCCCCAGGGAGCCGAGGCGCTCCAGGGCGCCGTGGCGCAGGGCGCGGCCGCCGCGCAGGGTGAGACGCCCTCCCCCGCTCCGGGCTCGGAGAGCGGCGCGGCCACGGGCACGCCGGAGCAAGGCGCGGCGCCGCTGGACACGCCGCCCGCCCCCACGGGCACCTTCGCCGGAGGAGAGCCCCCCGCGGCGCCGCAGCCCCAGGGCGCGGCGGTGGCGCAGGCGACGGACGCGGGCACGGCCGTGCCGCCCGAGCCGCCTTCCGTGGCGTTGAAGATCGAACTGTCCGCGGTGGAGGGCGTGCGGCCGGAAATCTCGGTGCTGTCGGCGGCCGAGGCGCCGCTGTTCTCGCTGCGAGGCAAGGAGGGCGAGGCCTTGTCCCTGCGCAACATCGGCGTGCGCGCGACGGACCGGGTGGTCTACGTGGTGGTGAAGGGCGGCTGGACGGGGACGGGCAAGGAAGCGCGCCGCACGTTCAACTCGGGCACGCCGTACACGCTCACCGTGACGCAGGAGGAGGCCGGCGCGAACGCGGAGCTGGAGCCCAACGACGAGCTGTACAAGGCGACGCCGCTGACGGCCGGCAGCTACCGCGAGGGCTTCATCTCGCCCAAGGGCGACGTGGACCACTTCGTGCTGCGCACGGCGGAGCCGGTGCTGGCGAAGGTGGAGCTGTCGGGCGTGGAGCGGCTGGACCTGGTGCTCTCCATGGTGGAGCCGCCTCAGGGTGACGGGCAGCAGGAGACGGTGCTGCTGCGCGCCAACGACGGCGCGCTGAAGGAGCCCGAGCGCCTGAACAACGTCGCGTGCAGTGGCTCGTGCTGGTTCCGGGTGGAGGGCGCGTCGCGCAAGGTGGAGGGCAAGTGGGTGAAGGACTTCGAGAACGCGGAGCAGCCCTACCGCATCACCATCACCACGGTGCCGGACAACGGCGGCGAGGAGCGCGAGCCGAACAACAACCTGGAGCGCGCGCAGGAGCTGACGCCAGGCAAGGCGGTGCGCGGCACGGTGTTCCCGGTGAAGGACACGGACTTCTACCGGTTGGACCTGTCGGACCGTCCGGTGCGCACGCCGCTGACGGCGACGCTGTTGGGCATCCTCAAGGTGGACGTGGGCCTGTACCTGCACCGCGTGCAGCCGGACGGGAAGCTGACGCTCGTGCAGACGGCGGACCGGGCCAAGGGCGACCAGCCGGAGAGCATCCGCTTCAGCGCGGAGCCCGGCGTCTACATCTTCGAGGTGCGCGACGCGAAGAACCGCGAGGCCAACTTCCAGGACTCGTACCAGCTCACGGTGGAGGAAGGTGAGCAGTGA
- a CDS encoding NADase-type glycan-binding domain-containing protein codes for MSRLPLALLLLSSAAPAASTAPPGYAQASDYLERERQPERYTPLHLLDGRDTTAWCATGTPPAAVTIGFKDVVTIDEVRVYTGDGTDKAAYKAHARAKKLTLTTVDTSKSLKVEDKRGLQAVPISPAMTGNRFTLEVPERFPGTAEDGPVCITDLVFYSGGKALNGTWLAPRLRYDARLAPLLGTWFSGLEGAPDRFLSLYVDGTYRFAHEPLEGGEPSAVTGTYALSGSRLTLEVPKRGKVTLRLQKGGSDEAAATLEPEGALADEWGRAFRGQP; via the coding sequence ATGAGCCGCCTCCCCCTCGCCCTGCTGCTGCTCTCGAGCGCCGCGCCCGCCGCGTCCACCGCCCCGCCGGGCTACGCCCAGGCCTCCGACTACCTGGAGCGCGAGCGCCAACCGGAGCGCTACACGCCCCTGCACCTCTTGGATGGGCGCGACACGACGGCGTGGTGCGCCACGGGGACGCCGCCCGCCGCCGTCACCATCGGCTTCAAGGACGTGGTGACCATCGACGAGGTGCGCGTCTACACGGGCGACGGCACCGACAAGGCCGCGTACAAGGCCCACGCGCGCGCGAAGAAGCTCACCCTCACCACCGTGGACACGTCCAAGAGCCTCAAGGTGGAGGACAAGCGCGGGCTCCAGGCCGTCCCCATCAGCCCCGCCATGACGGGCAACCGCTTCACGCTGGAGGTCCCCGAGCGCTTCCCCGGCACGGCGGAGGACGGCCCCGTCTGCATCACCGACCTCGTCTTCTACTCGGGAGGCAAGGCGCTCAACGGCACGTGGTTGGCGCCCCGGCTGCGCTACGACGCGCGGCTGGCGCCGCTGCTGGGCACGTGGTTCAGCGGCCTGGAGGGCGCTCCGGACCGCTTCCTCTCGCTCTACGTGGACGGGACGTACCGCTTCGCGCACGAGCCGCTGGAGGGCGGCGAGCCCAGCGCCGTGACGGGCACGTATGCCCTGTCCGGTTCCCGACTCACGCTGGAGGTGCCCAAGCGGGGCAAGGTGACGCTGCGGCTGCAGAAGGGCGGCTCGGACGAGGCGGCCGCCACCCTGGAGCCCGAGGGGGCCCTGGCCGACGAGTGGGGCCGCGCCTTCCGCGGCCAGCCCTAG
- a CDS encoding zf-TFIIB domain-containing protein — protein sequence MDCPSCNVEMADLVGDDQTLRKCGDCGGLWIDVADLNRVLLHNNLQGLEHQGGKVDAEALTGQCPECHVDLVRVDGGDRQHPLHYDTCESCGGIFLESEFQDATDVKVAEEEIIAFFRRFSAKKKVAAL from the coding sequence ATGGATTGCCCCAGCTGCAACGTCGAGATGGCCGATCTCGTGGGGGATGACCAGACGTTGCGAAAGTGTGGAGACTGCGGCGGGCTGTGGATCGACGTCGCGGACCTGAACCGGGTCCTGCTCCACAACAACCTCCAAGGGCTGGAGCATCAGGGAGGCAAGGTGGACGCGGAGGCGTTGACCGGCCAGTGTCCCGAGTGCCATGTCGACCTCGTCCGCGTGGACGGCGGCGACCGCCAGCACCCGCTCCACTACGACACCTGCGAGTCCTGCGGTGGCATCTTCCTGGAGTCGGAATTCCAGGACGCCACCGACGTGAAGGTCGCGGAGGAGGAGATCATCGCCTTCTTCCGCCGCTTCAGCGCCAAGAAGAAGGTGGCCGCCCTCTAG
- the murA gene encoding UDP-N-acetylglucosamine 1-carboxyvinyltransferase, which produces MDKIVMKGGAELHGEVVVSGAKNAALPILASALLADGTSTFRNVPDLADVATMLKVLRTMGCGAERLTARKKDVCEVGVNGHITPEAPYDLVKTMRASVLVLGPLVARFGRARVSMPGGCAIGARPIDQHLKGLKALGADIHLTEGYVEARAKQLKGGTVNFDVITVTGTENVLMAAVLAKGRTIMENCAREPEIEELARVLNKMGARIEGAGTSIITVEGVEGLKPVEHAILPDRIEAGTLLVAAAISGGNVLVKHAVPEHLDAVMDKLREAGCTLTAEAGGIRCKAPRTLTSVNITTTEHPGFPTDMQAQLMALMCVSQGTSVISENIFENRFMHVPELHRLGADITIQGHTAVVKGVKHLSGAPVMATDLRASASLILAGLRAEGRTDVSRVYHLDRGYERLERKLRALGADIRRVKAKA; this is translated from the coding sequence ATGGACAAGATCGTGATGAAGGGCGGCGCGGAGCTGCACGGCGAGGTCGTCGTCTCGGGCGCGAAGAACGCGGCGCTGCCCATCCTCGCCTCCGCGCTCCTGGCGGACGGCACCTCCACCTTCCGCAACGTGCCGGACCTGGCGGACGTCGCCACCATGCTCAAGGTGCTGCGCACCATGGGCTGCGGCGCGGAGCGCCTCACCGCGCGCAAGAAGGACGTCTGCGAGGTGGGCGTCAACGGCCACATCACCCCGGAGGCGCCCTACGACCTGGTGAAGACGATGCGCGCCAGCGTGCTGGTGCTGGGGCCGCTCGTGGCGCGCTTCGGGCGGGCGCGGGTGTCCATGCCGGGCGGGTGCGCCATCGGCGCGCGGCCCATCGACCAGCACCTCAAGGGCCTCAAGGCGCTGGGCGCGGACATCCACCTGACGGAGGGCTACGTGGAGGCCCGCGCCAAGCAGCTCAAGGGCGGCACCGTCAACTTCGACGTCATCACCGTCACCGGCACGGAGAACGTGCTGATGGCGGCTGTGCTGGCCAAGGGCCGCACCATCATGGAGAACTGCGCGCGCGAGCCCGAAATCGAGGAGCTGGCGCGGGTGCTCAACAAGATGGGCGCGCGCATCGAAGGCGCCGGCACCTCCATCATCACCGTGGAGGGCGTGGAGGGCCTCAAGCCCGTCGAGCACGCCATCCTCCCGGACCGCATCGAGGCGGGCACCCTGCTCGTCGCCGCGGCCATCTCCGGCGGCAACGTCCTGGTGAAGCACGCCGTCCCCGAGCACCTGGACGCCGTCATGGACAAGCTGCGCGAGGCCGGGTGCACCCTCACGGCCGAGGCCGGCGGCATCCGCTGCAAGGCCCCGCGCACCCTGACTTCCGTCAACATCACGACGACCGAGCATCCGGGCTTCCCCACCGACATGCAGGCCCAGCTCATGGCCCTCATGTGTGTGAGCCAGGGGACATCCGTCATCAGCGAAAACATCTTCGAGAACCGCTTCATGCACGTGCCGGAGCTGCACCGTCTTGGCGCGGACATCACCATCCAGGGGCACACCGCGGTGGTGAAGGGTGTGAAGCACCTGAGCGGTGCGCCCGTCATGGCCACGGACCTGCGGGCCAGCGCCTCGCTCATCCTGGCCGGCCTGCGCGCCGAGGGGCGCACGGACGTCAGCCGCGTCTACCACCTGGACCGCGGCTACGAGCGGCTGGAGCGCAAGCTGCGCGCCCTGGGCGCGGACATCCGCCGGGTCAAGGCGAAGGCCTGA
- the prmC gene encoding peptide chain release factor N(5)-glutamine methyltransferase, whose product MSSETWTIRKVLTWTTQHFEKRQVDAPRLTAEILLSHVLKTGRVRLYVDLDRPLSKDELATYKALIARRLSGEPTQYLTGTREFYNRAYKVDARVLIPRPETELLVEAALRKLPKDAPARALDVCTGSGCIAISLAAERPLLAVTATDLSPDACALARENAEALKVSERVTVLQGDLFSPLPAGVLFHVVVSNPPYIASDEIPGLSAEVRREPRLALDGGPDGLVALKRVVSEARKWLEPGGLLALEMGETQGPAVLELLRAAGYEDARVEKDLERRERMAFGTQPAVSGPQG is encoded by the coding sequence ATGAGCAGCGAGACCTGGACCATCCGCAAGGTCCTCACCTGGACGACGCAGCACTTCGAGAAGCGGCAGGTGGACGCGCCGCGGCTCACCGCGGAAATCCTCCTGTCGCACGTGCTGAAGACGGGCCGCGTGCGCCTGTACGTGGACCTGGACCGCCCGCTCTCCAAGGACGAGCTGGCCACCTACAAGGCGCTCATCGCCCGGCGCCTGTCGGGTGAGCCCACGCAGTACCTGACCGGGACGCGTGAGTTCTACAACCGCGCCTACAAGGTGGACGCGCGCGTGCTCATCCCCCGCCCGGAGACGGAGCTCCTGGTGGAGGCCGCCCTGCGCAAGCTCCCCAAGGACGCGCCCGCGCGCGCGCTGGACGTGTGCACCGGCTCGGGCTGTATCGCCATCAGCCTCGCGGCCGAGCGGCCCCTGCTGGCGGTGACGGCCACGGACCTGTCGCCGGACGCGTGCGCGCTGGCGCGCGAGAACGCGGAGGCGCTCAAGGTCTCCGAGCGCGTCACGGTGCTGCAGGGTGACCTGTTCTCCCCGCTGCCCGCTGGCGTCCTCTTCCACGTCGTCGTGTCCAACCCGCCCTACATCGCGTCGGACGAGATTCCCGGGCTGTCCGCCGAGGTGCGGCGCGAGCCCCGGCTGGCGCTGGACGGAGGGCCCGACGGACTGGTTGCCTTGAAGCGCGTGGTCAGCGAGGCCCGGAAGTGGTTGGAGCCTGGCGGACTGCTTGCACTGGAGATGGGGGAGACGCAGGGCCCCGCCGTCCTGGAGCTCCTGCGCGCGGCCGGTTACGAGGACGCGCGCGTGGAGAAGGACCTCGAGCGGCGGGAGCGCATGGCATTTGGGACACAGCCCGCGGTCAGCGGGCCACAGGGCTGA
- the prfA gene encoding peptide chain release factor 1, with the protein MIDKLEDVERRFERLTADLSNPDVLADSARLQKVSKERAGLEKLVETFRTYRQVLADLKEVEAWLDAGGADEKTYAREALPGLKDQRDTLEASLKVLLLPKDPNDDKNVILEIRAGAGGDEAALFAEEVMQMYLRYADTRGWKSDIIDMSPGNAGGVKDATVTLSGDAVFSSLKYESGVHRVQRVPATETQGRIHTSTITVAVMPEAEEVDVKINEADIDRQAMRSTGSGGQSVNTTDSAVRLTHRPTGIVVKCQQEKSQLKNYNMALRMLRAKIYEIEQERIRSERDSTRRSQVGTGDRSEKIRTYNFPQDRLTDHRIGLTVHNLPAVMMGDIEDIITACRTYYQAEALKAQTGGGPRPQPEA; encoded by the coding sequence ATGATTGACAAACTCGAAGACGTCGAGCGCCGGTTCGAGCGCCTCACCGCGGACCTGTCCAACCCGGACGTGCTCGCCGATTCGGCGAGGCTCCAGAAGGTCTCCAAGGAGCGTGCGGGCCTGGAGAAGCTGGTGGAGACGTTCCGGACGTACCGCCAGGTGCTCGCGGACCTCAAGGAGGTGGAGGCCTGGCTCGACGCCGGCGGCGCGGACGAGAAGACCTACGCGCGCGAGGCCCTGCCCGGTCTGAAGGACCAGCGCGACACGCTCGAGGCCAGCCTCAAGGTGCTGCTGCTCCCCAAGGACCCCAATGACGACAAGAACGTCATCCTGGAGATCCGCGCGGGCGCGGGCGGCGACGAGGCGGCGCTGTTCGCCGAGGAGGTCATGCAGATGTACCTCCGGTACGCGGACACCCGCGGCTGGAAGTCGGACATCATCGACATGAGCCCCGGCAACGCGGGCGGCGTGAAGGACGCCACCGTGACGCTGTCGGGCGACGCCGTCTTCAGCAGCCTGAAGTACGAGTCCGGCGTGCACCGCGTCCAGCGCGTGCCGGCCACCGAGACGCAGGGCCGCATCCACACCTCCACCATCACCGTGGCGGTCATGCCCGAGGCCGAGGAGGTGGACGTGAAGATCAACGAGGCGGACATCGACCGGCAGGCCATGCGCTCCACGGGCTCCGGCGGACAGAGCGTCAACACCACGGACTCCGCGGTGCGCCTGACGCACCGGCCCACGGGCATCGTGGTGAAGTGCCAGCAGGAGAAGAGCCAGCTGAAGAACTACAACATGGCCCTTCGCATGCTCCGCGCGAAGATCTACGAAATCGAGCAGGAGCGCATCCGCTCCGAGCGTGACTCCACCCGCCGCTCGCAGGTGGGCACGGGCGACCGCAGCGAGAAGATCCGCACGTACAACTTCCCGCAGGACCGGCTGACGGACCACCGCATCGGCCTGACGGTTCACAACCTGCCGGCCGTGATGATGGGCGACATCGAGGACATCATCACCGCCTGCCGGACCTACTACCAGGCCGAGGCCCTCAAGGCGCAGACGGGCGGCGGTCCGAGGCCACAGCCCGAAGCATGA
- a CDS encoding CapA family protein, with protein MRHAALLLLLFSACHPRPVPVTVDPTPPAPARQTEDAGTPAALAPPSPPAVPRPVTLLFGGDVTLGHNHQKFFDDELAKGRSREELFAYGFKEVRPLGDAADLFVINLECPFTEGGEKLPKNFNFRARPELVGALTAGGVDVVSLANNHLMDYGAQGLLDTLATLEAARIPYFGAGRTLAEARRPAIVTVGGLRVALLGYFFLGERNIEPPEVYATDTTPGVAGHFSDVDVMERMLREDITRAKAQADVVLPYFHWGREGTQVLEPYQVQLAHAAIDAGASGVLGSHPHVLQGMELFQGKPVVYSLGNFVFGGNWNPRDKRSALWKGTFGPEGYLSSEVLPLRTDRFPELPFQPVPVTGPAAEEVLRLLAESSRSLGRMLPELEPWAGPTPSPTTGGRE; from the coding sequence ATGCGCCACGCCGCCCTGCTGCTCCTCCTGTTCTCCGCCTGTCATCCTCGCCCCGTCCCGGTGACGGTGGACCCCACCCCCCCCGCCCCGGCCCGACAAACCGAGGACGCCGGGACGCCCGCCGCCCTGGCGCCCCCCTCCCCGCCCGCCGTCCCCCGACCCGTCACCCTGCTGTTCGGCGGGGACGTGACGCTCGGCCACAACCACCAGAAGTTCTTCGACGACGAGCTGGCCAAGGGCCGCTCCCGGGAGGAGCTCTTCGCCTACGGCTTCAAGGAGGTCCGGCCCCTGGGTGACGCGGCGGACCTCTTCGTCATCAACCTGGAGTGCCCCTTCACCGAAGGGGGCGAGAAGCTGCCCAAGAACTTCAACTTCCGGGCCCGCCCGGAGCTGGTGGGCGCGCTCACCGCGGGCGGCGTGGACGTGGTCAGCCTGGCCAACAACCACCTGATGGACTACGGCGCCCAGGGGCTGCTCGACACCCTGGCGACGCTGGAGGCCGCGCGCATCCCCTACTTCGGCGCCGGGCGCACCCTGGCCGAGGCGCGCCGCCCCGCCATCGTCACCGTGGGCGGCCTGCGGGTGGCGCTCTTGGGCTACTTCTTCCTGGGCGAGCGCAACATCGAGCCGCCGGAGGTCTACGCCACCGACACCACGCCGGGCGTCGCGGGCCACTTCTCCGACGTGGACGTGATGGAGCGGATGCTGCGCGAGGACATCACCCGGGCGAAGGCCCAGGCGGACGTCGTGCTGCCCTACTTCCACTGGGGCCGCGAGGGCACCCAGGTGCTGGAGCCCTACCAGGTCCAACTGGCGCACGCCGCCATCGACGCGGGCGCCTCGGGCGTGCTGGGCAGCCACCCGCACGTGCTCCAGGGCATGGAGCTCTTCCAGGGCAAGCCCGTGGTGTACTCTCTGGGCAACTTCGTCTTCGGAGGCAACTGGAACCCGCGCGACAAGCGCAGCGCGCTGTGGAAGGGGACCTTCGGACCGGAGGGCTACCTCTCGAGTGAGGTGCTGCCGCTGCGCACGGACCGCTTCCCGGAGCTCCCCTTCCAGCCGGTGCCCGTGACGGGGCCGGCGGCCGAGGAGGTGCTGCGACTTCTGGCCGAAAGCTCACGCTCCCTGGGGAGGATGCTCCCCGAGTTGGAGCCGTGGGCCGGGCCGACTCCCTCCCCCACGACTGGCGGGAGGGAGTAA
- a CDS encoding tetratricopeptide repeat protein, whose protein sequence is MAREKDNIALSDEHNTRGIELADRGWLDEAIKEFKKAIELDPSSAHAHDNLATVYAEKKLFREALTEYLTALKLEPESATAHYNLACFLSTHAGEMAVEEYKEAIELDPEYPDAHLNLGLTYADQGRVEEAMRELQAAIELDPQDAFPRHELAALMMDEGDYRSAITLLKDVVRLEPDNFEAQLDLGICYAQKGFYAEAERAYERARALNAEDLLLNYNLSALYALWGRPKDAVQYLKSALTADRQKVMGWLSTDPMFDALKGDTDFEALF, encoded by the coding sequence ATGGCCCGGGAAAAGGACAACATCGCGCTCTCCGACGAGCACAACACTCGCGGAATCGAGCTGGCGGACCGGGGTTGGCTGGACGAGGCCATCAAGGAGTTCAAGAAGGCCATCGAGCTGGACCCCAGCTCCGCCCACGCCCACGACAACCTGGCGACCGTCTACGCGGAGAAGAAGCTCTTCCGCGAGGCGCTCACCGAGTACCTCACCGCCCTGAAGCTGGAGCCGGAGAGCGCCACGGCGCACTACAACCTGGCCTGCTTCCTCTCCACGCACGCGGGGGAGATGGCCGTGGAGGAGTACAAGGAGGCCATCGAGCTGGACCCCGAGTACCCGGACGCGCACCTCAACCTGGGCCTCACCTACGCGGACCAGGGCCGGGTCGAGGAGGCGATGCGCGAGCTGCAGGCGGCCATCGAGCTGGACCCGCAGGACGCGTTCCCCCGGCACGAGCTGGCGGCGCTGATGATGGACGAGGGCGACTACCGCTCGGCGATTACGCTGCTCAAGGACGTGGTGCGGCTGGAGCCGGACAACTTCGAGGCCCAGCTGGATTTGGGCATCTGCTACGCGCAGAAGGGCTTCTACGCGGAGGCCGAGCGCGCGTACGAGCGGGCCCGGGCGCTGAACGCCGAGGACCTGCTGCTCAACTACAACCTGTCCGCGCTGTACGCCCTCTGGGGGCGGCCGAAGGACGCGGTGCAGTACCTGAAGTCGGCGCTCACGGCGGACCGGCAGAAGGTGATGGGGTGGTTGTCGACGGACCCCATGTTCGACGCCCTCAAGGGCGACACCGACTTCGAAGCCTTGTTCTGA